From a single Solanum dulcamara chromosome 4, daSolDulc1.2, whole genome shotgun sequence genomic region:
- the LOC129886770 gene encoding bax inhibitor 1-like codes for MDFLVNAVKAYFNRNWRRQDMMSSATIPEHARTSLKMVYLSLFCAMSAAAYGSHLHLIWGAEWLLPILSSAASLLWLYFTPPWRVKTRVVLLMDAAFCFGASVGPFTKYFFEIDQRFVVRFLQGAAIVFGCFWFAARTSRERRQIYITGLIETCTVMQMWFDITQWMLKVYVLLALFMGYLVLYSQEILYDARFGDIDYVNCAFTVFFCLPAIVVHAVRLCLGANIEQHRQN; via the exons atggatttCTTAGTGAATGCTGTGAAAGCGTACTTCAACAGGAATTGGAGAAGACAAGACATGATGAGTTCTGCAACAATTCCCGAGCACGCTCGCACAAGCTTGAAGATG GTGTATCTTAGTCTCTTCTGTGCCATGTCGGCCGCTGCTTATGGATCCCACTTGCACCTGATCTGGGGAGCAGAGTGGCTGTTACCAATCCTTTCTTCTGCAGCAAGTTTACTCTGGCTTTACTTTACACCACCATGGAGAGTG AAGACGAGGGTCGTGCTCTTGATGGATGCTGCTTTTTGCTTCGGTGCTTCTGTTGGTCCTTTTACcaagtatttttttgaaattgatcaACG CTTTGTTGTTAGATTTTTGCAAGGTGCAGCAATTGTATTTGGATGTTTCTGGTTTGCAGCCAGGACAAGTAGGGAAAGGCGCCAAATCTACATCACCGGCCTGATTGAAACTTGTACTGTAATGCAAATGTGGTTTGACATTACTCAGTGGATGTTAAAG GTATACGTACTGCTGGCATTGTTCATGGGGTACCTTGTGCTATATAGCCAAGAGATACTGTACGATGCTCGCTTTGGAGATATTGACTATGTCAACTGCGCATTCACTGTCTTCTTCTGTTTACCAGCTATTGTGGTCCATGCTGTAAGACTCTGCCTGGGTGCAAACATTGAGCAACATAGACAGAATTAA